The proteins below come from a single Campylobacter sp. CCUG 57310 genomic window:
- a CDS encoding ATP-binding cassette domain-containing protein yields MNAIEVKNITHFYGKKLIYENLSFNVKQGSVFGILGRNGVGKSTLINILMGYIRPKSGECRVLGKNSFSLDSEAKRDIALLFEGFTSFEHLSIAQYEEFLSAFYPRWDSKIYNDLAKLLKLSKDQKLNSMSFGQKSQVILASLFAQDAKVLIFDDYSMGLDAGYRRLFGDYLKDYLDGKDKTVIVTSHVMSDLENLIDEFLIVERGGRIFQSKMSEFMQDFKVYKLPKEFDTSGKNFKNIDEFKHHKMAYGFVDIDGFKAQNANFEDKFLGFVGRYE; encoded by the coding sequence ATGAACGCTATCGAAGTAAAGAACATCACGCATTTTTACGGCAAAAAGCTGATTTACGAAAATTTGAGTTTTAACGTAAAGCAGGGCAGCGTGTTTGGGATTTTGGGCAGAAACGGCGTGGGTAAGAGCACGCTTATAAATATCCTAATGGGCTATATCCGTCCAAAAAGCGGCGAGTGCAGGGTGCTTGGCAAAAATAGCTTCAGCCTTGACAGCGAAGCCAAGCGCGATATCGCCTTGCTGTTTGAGGGATTTACAAGCTTTGAACATCTAAGTATCGCGCAGTATGAGGAGTTTTTATCCGCTTTTTATCCGCGCTGGGACAGCAAAATTTATAACGATTTGGCAAAGCTTTTAAAACTTAGCAAGGATCAAAAGCTAAACTCCATGTCCTTTGGGCAAAAGTCCCAAGTTATCCTTGCTTCGCTGTTTGCACAAGATGCCAAAGTGCTTATATTTGATGATTATTCCATGGGTCTTGATGCTGGATATAGGCGGCTTTTTGGCGATTATCTCAAGGACTATCTTGACGGCAAGGATAAGACAGTGATCGTCACAAGTCACGTAATGAGCGATCTTGAAAATTTGATCGATGAGTTTTTGATTGTCGAGCGAGGAGGGCGAATTTTTCAAAGCAAGATGAGTGAATTTATGCAGGATTTTAAGGTTTATAAACTACCGAAAGAATTTGATACAAGTGGAAAAAACTTCAAAAACATAGATGAATTTAAACATCACAAAATGGCTTATGGATTTGTAGATATCGACGGTTTTAAGGCGCAAAATGCAAATTTTGAGGATAAATTTTTAGGCTTTGTAGGCAGATACGAGTAG